CCTGTAGCTGGTCTAAGACCAAAGTATAGAAATGGTTTTGAATGCTTTGAAGCTTCTGCTATGAGCTTGTCTGGTGTTGATGAAGATACAAACATGGTTGTTTTAATTCCGTATTTATGCAGGGTATTTACAATATCCCTATACATATCCACATAGTCAATGAGCAAATCAGGTAACAATACACACTCTATACCTGTGCTTAGCATTTTTTCAGCAAACTCATCTAGGTTATTCACATAGTCATCTAGATATGTCAAAGCTATTACAGGTGCACTAGAATTCTTTGCAACTATTTTAAGAACATTCTCAGCATTTATACCAAGGCTTTTCACATATTCATAGCTTCTTCTTATAGCAGGTCCATCATATTTTGCAAAACTTGGTGGTATACCCACTTCAATATAGCTTGCTCCACAATCTCCAACCTGGGATATGAACTGAGTGAATTTCTCTATTGAGGGATAGCCCAAAGTAATATAAACTACTAAGAGCTTCTTCATAGGGTCTCCACCAGTCTTCAGCTTTGTTAGAATCTTCCATATCTAATCATCATAGATTTGTAGTTGTCTATGTCGAGAAGTCCATGACCACTCAAATTGAATAGTATTGTTATTTTCTCGTTTCTTTTCCTAGCCTCTAAAGCAATATCAATTACAGCTTTTACAGCATGTGCACTTTCTGGAGCAGGTACTATTCCCTGTGTTTCAGCAAATATTCTAGCAGCTTTATATACCTCCACCTCCCTGTACTCAATAGCTTCAACAACTCTTTCCCTAATCAATAAACTTAGCGATGGGGCTAGACCATGGTATCTTAATCCCCCAGAGTATATTGGTGGAGGCACAAAGTCTTTTCCTAAAGTAATCATCTTCAGAAGTGGTAAAAGCCCTGCTGTATCAGGATAATCATATCTATACTCACCTTTGCTAAACTTTGGTACCTCAGCTGAACCCACAGCTATAAATCTTTTGCCTTTGTTTCTAAGGCCTATGAATGGATAGGCCAGTCCAGCAAAATTGCTTCCACCACCAACACATGCCACAATAATATCGGGTTCTTCACCAATCAACTCCATTTGCCTCATAGCCTCTAAACCTATGATAGTTTGGTGAAGCAGCACAACATCAATTACACTACCCATAACATATCTATAGCCATGTTCAAGAGCATATTCAATGGCTTCGCTAATGGCTATGCCAAGAGATCCTGGATGATCTGGATTATTCTCCAAAAGGCTTCTACCAAATCTTGTTATTTTAGATGGGCTTGGCACAACCTCAGCTCCGTAAAACTCTATCAAACTTCTTCTAGCTGGTTTATGATCATAGCTTGTTTTAACCATGAACACAATAGATTTTAATCTGTATAAGCTAGATGCCAGGGCTACAGCAGAACCCCATTGCCCAGCTCCGGTTTCTGTTGTAACACCCTCAACATTTTCGCTATAGGCGTAATACACCTGTGCAATGGCAGTATTAACTTTATGTGAACCTGTAGGCAAAGCCCCTTCATACTTGAAGTATATTCTAGCTGGAGTATCCAAGAATTTCTCAAGGCCAATAGCTCTGAAAAGCGGTGTTGGCCTACCAACAACAACATACTTTTCCAGAATTTCATCAGGTATTTTCACAAATCTGTCAATGGTGAATTGTTGCTTAATAACTTCCTTTGGAAGTATTCTTTGTAGCAATTCTATTCTAGAATTGGTGTCTTTTGGATCCATTGGTGGAGGAAGTGGTTTTGGTAGATCCGGAATGATGTTATACCAGTACTTTGGCAGAATTTCTTCTCTATATTTATAGAGATACTTATTTACCTCTTGAATATTTACCATTGGCTCATATCAATCCCCAAACAACAATAACGTTATCAAAGCATTTATTTATAAGTTTTTCTCTAGTAAATGTGATAAACAAGAAAATGTCTCAAGTATCTCGAATATTAATATATTCAATTAGTATTCTCAAAAAGATTTAATACTTCCCTAATCTTTTTGTAGTGCATTTGTCCATTGGCTGTTGGCTCTGTTACATAGCCATAAACAAGTTTTGATCCTAGTAAAGCAAATGCTATTCTCTCTCTAGGCTCAACATTCATTGGCATAACAGCTACATTTTCTCCAAGTTCTAGAAGCTTTGCTAAAAATGATTTGTATCCTTTGAATGGAACAACAGCAATTTTGACTGCGAATGCCTTGTCTAAATACTTTATAACCTTGTTCTCTACTTCAATAATGTTTTTAGGCTCACTCAAAATATGTATAGAGACAATAGCATTGTTGTATTCAACATTGTATTTTTCAATAAATGAAGCTTCTACATCGTAGAGTATTCCAAGTTTTCTCCAAAGCATTATCAAACTCTTCTTCACATTTGGATCAAAGCTATTGACACCACCTTCACTTTTTTCTCTGAGTGTTGCTATAAACCTTCCATTTGCAAACATTGTATAGTCTATTCTTTCTGGGCTGCTGTAATAGTCTAGTCTAAGCTCAACATAATCGGCATCCTTTATGCTTAGAGCAATCTCAAGATCCTTCACATTTCTTATTGGAATAGATGCAACTACCAATGGTTGTTTAACCATCTTCACACCTCTATCACCAAACTTATTTTAGCACCCAAAAACTTCATATCGCTCCAGAAAAGAGGATTACTTTTATTAACACACTCAGCATTATCCAATATCCCACCAGATTTCACAGCTATGGATGCAAACATCATAGCTACTCTATGGTCGTTAGGGCACCTAGATACAGCACTAAAAGGTTCGCCACCAACTATATACAAAGAATTGTTATGAACGTAAGCCTCTATGCCAAAGCTTTTTAGCGTAGAAATTATTGCTTCAATTCTATCACTTTCCTTCAATCTAAGGTTAGCTACATTACTTAAAATTGTTGTGCTTTTAGCTACAGATGCTAGAGGCGCAATGGACATGGCCATGTCAGGATCGTCAAACACGTTAACAGATACACCTCTATAGATATCAGAGGCTTTTGCAATCCAAACACCATTGCTGTAAACGCTATAAGCACCCATATATCTATATATATCAACGATTTTATGTGGTTTATCTCTATTCCCAAATCCACGTAGATTATAAACCTCTATAAAGCCATCTGTAAGAAGTGCTGAAGCTACATAGAAAGATGATAAGAGGAAATCACCTGGAATACTACCACTATATGCTCTAGGTCTTTCATTGACATCAATATCAACTCTGTTTCCACAGAACTTAACATCTACCCCAAGAGTTTTCAAAACATCTGCAGTCATCTCAATATAGCTTTGTGAAGCAATTGGTGGTTTAATTTTTATAGTGCCTCCACCAACAATTGCAAATGCAATCATAAAACCACTTACATATTGACTACTTTCAGCTCCGGAAATCTCTATGTAGTTGTCATTCAACTTTCCATCAATCACCATAGGTAAAGAGTCACTTGAAAATCTAATACCTTTATCCTTTAAAGCCTCTACAACAGCTTTAACAGGTCTTCTCCTAAGTGATTCCCCACCATCTATAAAAATTCTACCCCCAACAACAGCTATAATAGGTATTAGCATTCTCAAAACAGTTGCAGATGCCTTCACATAGACTTTATCGCTA
Above is a genomic segment from Ignisphaera cupida containing:
- a CDS encoding type I 3-dehydroquinate dehydratase, with the protein product MVKQPLVVASIPIRNVKDLEIALSIKDADYVELRLDYYSSPERIDYTMFANGRFIATLREKSEGGVNSFDPNVKKSLIMLWRKLGILYDVEASFIEKYNVEYNNAIVSIHILSEPKNIIEVENKVIKYLDKAFAVKIAVVPFKGYKSFLAKLLELGENVAVMPMNVEPRERIAFALLGSKLVYGYVTEPTANGQMHYKKIREVLNLFENTN
- the trpA gene encoding tryptophan synthase subunit alpha codes for the protein MKKLLVVYITLGYPSIEKFTQFISQVGDCGASYIEVGIPPSFAKYDGPAIRRSYEYVKSLGINAENVLKIVAKNSSAPVIALTYLDDYVNNLDEFAEKMLSTGIECVLLPDLLIDYVDMYRDIVNTLHKYGIKTTMFVSSSTPDKLIAEASKHSKPFLYFGLRPATGIPLPVDPVILVTRARKLVQNKLVVGFGLSIKDIEKVVKAGADGIAVGTAIIEAIEKSDVEKALELVKELRGVLDDL
- the aroA gene encoding 3-phosphoshikimate 1-carboxyvinyltransferase, coding for MKAIIEKSRVYGRISAPQSKSYAIRLIFSSLFTEVLLSNLLLSEDVVDAINAVSIFGVKISEGRFEKPEKIALHSDKVYVKASATVLRMLIPIIAVVGGRIFIDGGESLRRRPVKAVVEALKDKGIRFSSDSLPMVIDGKLNDNYIEISGAESSQYVSGFMIAFAIVGGGTIKIKPPIASQSYIEMTADVLKTLGVDVKFCGNRVDIDVNERPRAYSGSIPGDFLLSSFYVASALLTDGFIEVYNLRGFGNRDKPHKIVDIYRYMGAYSVYSNGVWIAKASDIYRGVSVNVFDDPDMAMSIAPLASVAKSTTILSNVANLRLKESDRIEAIISTLKSFGIEAYVHNNSLYIVGGEPFSAVSRCPNDHRVAMMFASIAVKSGGILDNAECVNKSNPLFWSDMKFLGAKISLVIEV
- a CDS encoding TrpB-like pyridoxal phosphate-dependent enzyme; translated protein: MVNIQEVNKYLYKYREEILPKYWYNIIPDLPKPLPPPMDPKDTNSRIELLQRILPKEVIKQQFTIDRFVKIPDEILEKYVVVGRPTPLFRAIGLEKFLDTPARIYFKYEGALPTGSHKVNTAIAQVYYAYSENVEGVTTETGAGQWGSAVALASSLYRLKSIVFMVKTSYDHKPARRSLIEFYGAEVVPSPSKITRFGRSLLENNPDHPGSLGIAISEAIEYALEHGYRYVMGSVIDVVLLHQTIIGLEAMRQMELIGEEPDIIVACVGGGSNFAGLAYPFIGLRNKGKRFIAVGSAEVPKFSKGEYRYDYPDTAGLLPLLKMITLGKDFVPPPIYSGGLRYHGLAPSLSLLIRERVVEAIEYREVEVYKAARIFAETQGIVPAPESAHAVKAVIDIALEARKRNEKITILFNLSGHGLLDIDNYKSMMIRYGRF